From Corvus cornix cornix isolate S_Up_H32 chromosome 6, ASM73873v5, whole genome shotgun sequence, one genomic window encodes:
- the SEMA4G gene encoding LOW QUALITY PROTEIN: semaphorin-4G (The sequence of the model RefSeq protein was modified relative to this genomic sequence to represent the inferred CDS: inserted 1 base in 1 codon) — protein sequence MSGAPAHLLTTLFMAAAAMGYPSRRSATDLDATPRTTVTFDELSEVRRFNARTLNYSTLLLEDDRGILYVGARGAIFALNSSDVADGSHRTIHWEASPEKQMDCLQKGKNNKTECFNHVRFLQRLNSTHLYACGTYAFHPLCAAIDASRFVLPSHFEEGKEKCPYDPARGYTGLVVDGGLYTATRYEFRSLPDIRRNLHQRPLKTEESPLHWLNDAEFVASVLVRESKDSPVGDDDKIYYFFTERAGEETTSFFDKSQVARVARVARVCKSDLGGKKILQRKWTSFMKARLVCYIPYYEVLRSVCSLDGGGWASTVFYAAFTLSAQWRTMEASAVCRYNISAVQHAFEGPYMEYQDWAHKWSRYDGAVPEPRPGSCITDHSRRKGYNSSQDLPNSVLDFVKLHPLMFEEVKPTGGEPLLVKKNVAYSQMAVDRVQALDGRSYDVLFMGTGDGWIHKAVVVNSGIHIVEEVQVFRDVQPVESLVISSIQRSLYVGAASGIVQVPLASCARYASCYDCILARDPYCAWDGRACRAIASTDRIGLVQDIQSGNKGCRSSSGRGSLLWKNRTVLQGDDVLLPCDQRSNLARAVWLLNGSEVLGTGQDRLRVGVDGLLVTDTLPQHSGEYRCYXEEQGLRTLLAAYSLTVLPELPRSPTAVPSPHAASQATNDMKVAYISAIVTLVVLCTVLSTILLYMSCLEKRKGKYVLGEPRPASVELQTVSANCLRKGHREEEEEEELTYPDGCLRIIPGEAPTAATSPVKELPVAVPPLPPPLPAELTNGVGALPNVLRKMNGNSYMLLQQQEEPLVSPLYSASFTEELSKILEKRKHTQLVEKLDESSV from the exons ATGAGCGGAGCTCCAGCACATCTCCTGACCACTCTCTTCATGGCGGCAGCAGCCATGGGCTACCCATCACGGCGCTCTGCCACCGACCTGGATGCCACCCCCAGGACAACAGTCACCTTTGATG AGCTGTCGGAAGTCCGGCGCTTCAACGCGCGCACCCTCAACTACAgcaccctgctgctggaggacgACCGGGGCATCCTCTACGTGGGCGCCAGGGGAGCCATCTTCGCCCTCAACTCCAGTGACGTGGCCGACGGCTCCCATCGCACG ATCCACTGGGAAGCCTCCCCGGAGAAGCAGATGGACTGCCTGCAGAAGGGCAAGAACAACAAG ACCGAGTGCTTCAACCACGTGCGGTTCCTGCAGCGGCTGAACAGCACCCACCTCTACGCCTGCGGGACCTACGCCTTCCACCCGCTCTGCGCCGCCATC GATGCCAGCAGGTTCGTGTTGCCATCCCACTTTGAGGAAGGCAAGGAGAAGTGCCCATATGACCCTGCCCGTGGCTACACTGGCCTCGTTGTGG ATGGAGGCTTGTACACGGCAACACGTTATGAGTTTCGGAGCCTCCCTGACATTCGGAGGAACCTGCACCAGCGGCCACTGAAGACAGAGGAGTCCCCACTGCACTGGCTGAATG ATGCTGAGTTTGTGGCCTCTGTGCTGGTCCGGGAGAGCAAGGACAGCCCAGTGGGTGACGATGACAAAATCTACTACTTCTTCACGGAGCGGGCAGGAGAGGAGACCACATCCTTCTTTGACAAGAGTCAGGTGGCCCGAGTGGCCCGGGTGGCCCGTGTCTGCAAG AGCGACTTGGGGGGGAAGAAGATTCTGCAGCGCAAGTGGACGTCCTTCATGAAGGCGCGCCTGGTCTGCTACATCCCCTACTACGAGGTGCTGCGCAGTGTCTGCAGCCTGGACGGGGGCGGCTGGGCCAGCACTGTCTTCTACGCTGCCTTCACACTCTCAGCACAGTG GAGGACCATGGAGGCCTCGGCCGTGTGCCGCTACAACATCTCAGCAGTGCAGCATGCCTTCGAGGGCCCCTACATGGAGTACCAGGACTGGGCTCACAAGTGGTCCCGCTACGACGGTGCAGTGCCTGAGCCCCGGCCTGGCTCC TGCATCACGGACCACTCCCGCAGGAAGGGCTACAACTCCTCGCAGGACCTGCCCAACAGTGTCCTGGACTTTGTCAAGCTGCACCCACTCATGTTTGAGGAGGTGAAGCCAACCGGCGGGGAGCCGCTCCTGGTGAAGAAGAATGTGGCATACAGCCAGATGGCTGTAGACAGGGTGCAGGCCCTGGATGGCCGCTCCTACGATGTGCTCTTCATGGGGACGG ggGATGGCTGGATCCACAAGGCTGTGGTGGTGAACTCTGGCATCCACATTGTGGAGGAGGTGCAGGTGTTCAGGGACGTGCAGCCTGTGGAGAGCCTGGTGATCTCCAGCATCCAG AGGAGCCTGTATGTGGGGGCAGCCAGCGGGATTGTGCAGGTGCCCCTGGCCTCCTGCGCCAGGTACGCCTCCTGCTACGACTGCATCCTCGCCCGGGACCCCTACTGTGCCTGGGATGGCAGGGCCTGCCGCGCCATCGCCTCCACGGACAG AATAGGGCTGGTGCAGGACATTCAAAGTGGCAACAAGGGATGCCGGAGCAGCTCTGGACGGG GCTCCCTGCTGTGGAAGAACCGGACAGTGCTGCAGGGGGACGACGTGCTGCTGCCCTGCGACCAGCGCTCCAACCTAGCCCGAGCTGTGTGGCTGCTGAACGGCAGCGAAGTGCTGGGCACGGGGCAAGACCGGCTGCGCGTGGGGGTGGATGGGCTGCTGGTGACGGACACGCTGCCCCAGCACAGCGGCGAGTACCGCTGCT GGGAGGAGCAGGGTCTCCGGACACTGCTGGCTGCCTACAGCCTCACCGTACTGCCCGAGCTGCCCCGCAGCCCTACAGCTGTGCCGTCGCCCCATGCTGCCAGCCAGGCGACCAACGACATGAAGGTGGCTTACATCTCTGCCATCGTCACCTTGGTGGTGCTCTGCACCGTGCTCAGCACCATCCTCCTGTACATGTCCTGCCTGGAGAAGCGCAAGGGCAAGTACGTGCTAGGGGAGCCACGGCCAGCCAGCGTGGAGCTGCAGACCGTCTCAGCCAACTGCCTGCGCAAGGGCCaccgggaggaggaggaagaggaagagctcACCTACCCCGATGGCTGCCTGCGGATCATCCCTGGCGAGGCACCCACGGCTGCCACCTCCCCAGTCAAGGAGCTGCCAGTTGCTGTGCCCCCACTGCCACCCCCGCTGCCGGCCGAGCTCACCAACGGCGTGGGGGCTCTGCCCAATGTCCTCCGCAAGATGAATGGCAACAGCTACAtgttgctgcagcagcaggaggagccgCTGGTCTCCCCGCTCTACAGCGCATCCTTCACCGAGGAGCTCAGCAAAATTCTGGAGAAGCGAAAACACACACAACTGGTGGAAAAGCTGGACGAGAGCTCCGTGtag
- the MRPL43 gene encoding LOW QUALITY PROTEIN: 39S ribosomal protein L43, mitochondrial (The sequence of the model RefSeq protein was modified relative to this genomic sequence to represent the inferred CDS: deleted 2 bases in 1 codon) yields MTGRGSPSRFLSAVLHNGVGRYVRQLQRLQLLFSPTAADARGAREFVEEAAQDFARQHPDVVLYVSPQSGGPGPVLRAEYLNGTVRDELIASKTSEEIVQLATKLANQSGLDIIRIRKPFHTDNPSVQGQWHPLTNKPSILTIQGPRLQPQ; encoded by the exons ATGACGGGCCGCGGGTCGCCCAGCCGGTTCCTGAGCGCCGTTCTGCACAACGGCGTGGGCCGGTACGTGCGGCAGCTCCAGCGCCTGCAGCTCCTCTTCAGCCCCACCGCGGCCGACGCCCGCGGCGCCAG AGAATTCGTGGAGGAGGCGGCGCAGGACTTCGCCCGGCAGCACCCCGATGTTGTCCTCTACGTGAGCCCCCAGTCGGGC GGGCCCGGCCCGGTGCTGCGGGCCGAGTACT TGAACGGGACGGTGCGGGACGAGCTCATTGCCAGCAAGACGAGTGAGGAGATTGTGCAGCTGGCCACCAAGCTGGCCAACCAGTCTGGCCTGGACATCATCCGCATCCGCAAGCCCTTCCACACTGACAACCCCAGTGTCCAGGGCCAGTGGCACCCCCTCACCAACAAACCCTCCATTCTCACCATCCAGGGCCCACGCCTGCAGCCCCAATAA
- the TWNK gene encoding twinkle protein, mitochondrial, with protein sequence MALVPLRPGRAASRLLPLLCGGARSKGASLSPGAPGRLGQRRYKKDVLPSPDGPAPSVSITEIRQYLRAEDIPFHDGYSCLHTPSLFTGDGGGQPLSASAPFTLFIDKTTGSFLCTATLAEGTWQDFQANVELRHRGVTPIPPASSEEVEEEMRQAREDARCIWERALPLWELLDEKEIKETKALFGISMVTDATLKRFGVRYLRTARSLVFPWFSPQNATLKGLKLVRVEKKGSTITYVEETLPRFDSYRNLFGLPLIGRRDTELVLTGWELDALALHQSAGVATLALPRGASCLPPTLLPYLEQFKRITLWLGEDLRSWEAAKLFARKLSLKRCSLVRPGNLQPRPLEALNQGLNVTKILRSALLASHKSIVSFRQLREEVFGELVNTEQVSGVKWARFPELNKLLKGHRRGELTIFTGPTGSGKTTFISEYALDLCMQGVCTLWGSFEINNVRLAKIMLTQFAGRRLEDQLELYDEWADRFEELPLYFMTFHGQQNIKTVIDTMQHAVYMYDITHVVVDNLQFMMGHEHLSVDRLAAQDYVVGAFRKFATDNTCHITLIIHPRKEDDEKELQTASIFGSAKASQEADNVLILQDRKLVTGPGKRYLQVSKNRFDGDVGIFPLEFSKASLSFSSSKSKARLKKMKGEKELLANKTVEGGSGASKKP encoded by the exons ATGGCGCTGGTGCCCCTGCGGCCCGGCAGAGCCGCCAGCCGCCTCCTGCCGCTGCTGTGCGGCGGGGCCAGGAGCAAGGGAGCCTCGCTGAGCCCCGGGGCGCCGGGCCGCCTCGGCCAGCGGCGCTACAAGAAGGACGTGCTGCCCTCCCCCGACGGGCCTGCGCCCTCCGTCTCCATCACCGAGATCCGGCAGTACCTGCGGGCGGAGGACATCCCCTTCCACGATGGCTACAGCTGCCTGCACACCCCCAGCCTCTTCACCGGCGACGGCGGGGGCCAGCCGCTGTCCGCCAGTGCCCCGTTCACGCTTTTCATTGACAAGACCACGGGCAGCTTCCTGTGCACAGCCACCCTGGCCGAGGGTACCTGGCAGGACTTCCAGGCTAACGTGGAGCTGCGGCACCGTGGCGTTACTCCCATTCCTCCTGCCAGCTcggaggaggtggaggaggaaatGCGACAGGCTCGCGAGGATGCCCGCTGCATCTGGGAACGGGCTCTGCcgctctgggagctgctggatgagAAGGAGATCAAGGAGACCAAGGCTTTGTTTGGTATCTCCATGGTGACAGATGCCACCCTGAAACGCTTCGGGGTGCGTTATCTGAGGACTGCCAGGTCTCTCGTCTTCCCCTGGTTCAGCCCTCAGAACGCGACCCTGAAGGGCCTGAAGCTCGTGAGGGTGGAGAAGAAGGGGAGCACGATAACTTACGTGGAAGAGACTTTACCGCGCTTCGATTCCTATCGCAATCTTTTTGGGCTGCCCCTGATTGGCCGCCGAGACACAGAGCTGGTCTTAACTGGGTGGGAGCTGGatgccctggccctgcaccaAAGTGCAGGAGTGGCCACCCTGGCCCTGCCACGGGGGGCCAGCTGCCTGCCTCCCACCCTTCTCCCCTACCTGGAGCAGTTCAAGCGCATCACGCTGTGGCTGGGCGAGGACTTGCGCTCCTGGGAAGCTGCCAAGCTCTTTGCCCGCAAGCTGAGCCTCAAGCGCTGCTCTCTGGTGCGCCCTGGCAACCTGCAGCCCCGGCCCTTGGAGGCTCTGAACCAGGGCCTGAACGTCACCAAAATCCTGCGTTCTGCCCTGCTTGCCAGCCACAAATCCATCGTCTCCTTCCGGCAGCTGCGCGAGGAGGTGTTTGGGGAGCTGGTCAACACTGAGCAGGTGTCTGGCGTCAAGTGGGCGCGTTTCCCCGAGCTCAACAAGCTCCTCAAAGGGCACCGCAGAGGGGAGCTCACCATCTTCACAG GCCCAACGGGCAGTGGGAAGACCACGTTTATCAGCGAGTATGCACTGGACCTGTGCATGCAGGGAGTGTGCACGCTGTGGGGCAGCTTTGAGATCAACAATGTCCGCCTGGCCAAAATCATGCTGACGCAGTTCGCTGGCCGGCGCCTGGAAGACCAGCTAGAACTGTACGATGAGTGGGCCGATCGCTTCGAGGAGCTCCCGCTCTACTTCATGACCTTCCATGGCCAGCAGAACATCAA GACAGTGATTGACACCATGCAGCACGCAGTCTACATGTACGACATCACCCACGTGGTCGTCGACAATCTCCAGTTCATGATGGGACACGAGCACCTCTCTGTGGACAG GCTCGCTGCCCAGGACTACGTCGTTGGTGCCTTCCGCAAGTTTGCCACGGACAACACGTGCCACATCACCTTGATCATCCATCCTCGCAAGGAGGATGATGAGAAGGAGCTGCAGACAGCCTCCATCTTCGGCTCTGCCAAG gCCAGCCAGGAGGCCGACAACGTCCTCATCCTGCAGGACCGTAAGCTGGTGACGGGGCCAGGGAAGCGCTACCTGCAGGTGTCCAAGAATCGCTTTGACGGGGACGTGGGTATCTTCCCTCTGGAGTTCAGCAAGGCCTCGCTCTCCTTCTCATCTTCCAAAAGCAAGGCCAggctgaagaaaatgaaggggGAGAAGGAGCTTTTAGCCAATAAAACTGTGGAGGGAGGCTCAGGAGCCTCCAAGAAACCATGA
- the LZTS2 gene encoding leucine zipper putative tumor suppressor 2, giving the protein MADEGPGEAEGSAEQCSRCGGPSGPDGWAAAGEAACVPLPAGGPPAMAIVQTLPVPLEAVAEGATQLCAAARSPPAAMGSVGSLLPVRPRHDCASDGDPSTASFCKQEGLLRATPEEPRVSAPGVTHSYANGGFCGDWLDASSPISPCSDSDDLRDDQAPSDHLQGPPPKLVPVSGKLEENVEKTLIRPMAFKPVVSKLRNAQPGTRLGLSESQVSLTHLLGAEKPGSLSCRASTLSDSGRNSLSSLPTYSTGCSQHPEVGALPTTPHGPLDPPGGCRPSNSDSGRSSSSKSTGSLSGRGRPSSESGSCGRSPLPGEEAMLVRELEDKLREREAELRLLRDSLDENEVAICQVFEEKQRRCEQELEGLRQRCAAQARQAAHAAHRGQQVLQLQVLQLQQEKKQLQEDLAQLLQERELLERRCASFQRERTELAPRLEETKWEVCQKSGEISLLKQQLKEAQAELAQRSAELLGLRAQLREARAQLQAGERRAQGLQEATRLKALELEVCANELQRRKSEADLFRAKAGRLEQEVMGLREAARGRCPPGTGEGCPPPGEGCPSASEEPRGSAGLRRQLERLRAEVALERRRGQEQRDAFEQERGTWQGEKERVIRYQKQLQYSYIQMYRRNRRLEQRLQHLRLQGEDPLPELCDPPDPPFEEITATEI; this is encoded by the exons ATGGCAGACGAGGGtcctggggaagcagag GGGTCGGCGGAGCAGTGTTCACGGTGCGGGGGCCCGAGTGGACCGGACGGATGGGCAGCGGCTGGCGAG GCTGCCTGCGTGCCCCTGCCCGCCGGGGGCCCCCCCGCCATGGCCATCGTGCAGACGCTGCCAGTGCCCCTTGAGGCTGTTGCTGAGGGGGCCACACAGCTCTGCGCCGCTGCCCGCTCAccccctgctgccatgggcagcgtGGGCAGCCTCCTGCCTGTCCGGCCTCGCCATGACTGCGCCAGCGATGGGGACCCCTCCACTGCCTCCTTCTGCAAGCAGGAGGGGCTACTCCGGGCCACTCCTGAGGAGCCCCGTGTGTCTGCACCCGGTGTTACCCACTCGTACGCCAACGGGGGCTTCTGTGGTGACTGGCTCGATGCCTCCTCTCCTATCAGCCCCTGTAGCGACTCAGATGATCTTCGTGATGACCAAGCACCAAGTGATCACCTTCAGGGGCCACCCCCCAAGCTTGTACCTGTCTCTGGCAAGCTGGAAGAG AATGTGGAGAAGACCCTGATCCGCCCCATGGCCTTCAAGCCAGTGGTATCCAAGCTTCGGAATGCCCAGCCAGGCACACGCCTGGGGCTCTCGGAGAGCCAGGTGAGCCTCACCCACTTGCTGGGTGCTGAGAAGCCTGGCTCTCTGAGCTGCCGTGCCAGCACCCTCTCGGACTCGGGGCGCaactccctctccagcctgcccaCCTACAGCACGGGCTGCAGCCAGCATCCAGAGGTGGGTGCCCTGCCGACCACCCCCCATGGCCCCCTCGACCCCCCAGGGGGCTGCCGCCCCTCCAACTCGGACAGCGGGCGCTCGTCCTCCAGCAAGAGCACGGGCTCGCTGAGTGGCCGGGGCCGGCCCTCCTCGGAGAGTGGCTCCTGCGGGCGCTCTCCACTGCCTGGTGAGGAGGCCATGCTGGTGCGGGAGCTGGAGGACAAGCTGCGGGAGAGGGAGGCCGAGCTGCGGCTCCTGCGTGACAGCCTGGACGAAAATGAGGTGGCCATCTGCCAG GTGTTTGAAGAGAAGCAGCGTCGGtgtgagcaggagctggaggggctgcGGCAGCGTTGTGCGGCCCAGGCGCGGCAGGCGGCCCATGCAGCACATCGGGGGCAGCaggtcctgcagctccaggtgctgcagctgcagcaggagaagaagcagctgcaggaggactTGGCCCAGTTGCTGCAGGAGCGCGAACTGCTGGAGCGTCGCTGCGCCTCCTTCCAGCGGGAGCGCACCGAGCTGGCACCCCGGCTGGAGGAGACCAAGTGGGAG GTGTGCCAGAAATCAGGGGAGATCTctctgctgaagcagcagctgaaggaagcaCAGGCGGAGCTGGCGCAGCggagtgctgagctgctggggctgcggGCTCAGCTGCGGGAGGCACgggcacagctgcaggcaggcGAGCGGcgggcacaggggctgcaggaggccACCCGCCTCAAGGCGCTGGAGCTGGAGGTCTGTGCCAATGAACTGCAGCGCCGCAAGAGCGAGGCCGACCTCTTCCGTGCCAAAGCCGGCCGGCTCGAGCAGGAGGTGATGGGGCTGCGGGAAGCTGCCCGCGGGCGATGCCCCCCAGGCACCGGTGAAGGGTGCCCCCCACCTGGTGAGGGATGCCCCTCAGCCAGCGAGGAGCCCCGGGGCAGTGCGGGGCTGCGGCGGCAGCTGGAGCGGTTGCGTGCAGAGGTGGCCCTGGAGCGGCGGCgtgggcaggagcagcgggaTGCCTTCGAGCAGGAACGCGGCACGTGGCAGGGCGAGAAGGAGCGGGTCATCCGCTACCAGAAGCAGCTGCAATACAGCTACATCCAGATGTACCGGCGCAACCGGCGGCTCGAGCAGCGGCTCCAGCATCTCCGGCTTCAGGGCGAGGACCCCCTGCCCGAGCTCTGTGACCCACCTGACCCGCCCTTTGAGGAGATCACAGCCACCGAGATCTGA